One genomic region from Rosa rugosa chromosome 1, drRosRugo1.1, whole genome shotgun sequence encodes:
- the LOC133725250 gene encoding transcription factor bHLH68-like isoform X5 has translation MMAGNPNWWSTHPPSSIFPSQYVLGSSNSLPQLNSFPDQHNLQPPQSWSQLLLGGLSGEDQDNFGSLNHFPPKRLENWEDHQQQILIPQSYPRVNPVVDSNIIKQEVNSQNNSNLCGGDGGEEFQALYNNRPSWSAAQINIPVSSPRSCITSLSSNNILDFSYNQKNQHADHSSECNSPPTGGMCKKARVQPSSSQPPLKVRKEKLGDRITALHQIVSPFGKTDTASVLLEAIGYIRFLQSQIELLNDNCSLKRKGASNQQDSHQDYKAKDLRSKGLCLVPVSCTQNVGGDINIGADYWAPAYGSGF, from the exons ATGATGGCCGGAAACCCTAACTGGTGGAGCACGCATCCACCGTCATCTATCTTCCCTTCTCAATATGTGCTTGGATCTTCTAATTCACTCCCTCAGCTCAATTCCTTCCCTGATCAGCATAACCTACAGCCTCCACAATCTTGGAGCCAATTACTTCT gggcGGATTGTCCGGAGAAGATCAAGATAACTTTGGAAGTTTGAATCATTTTCCACCTAAAAGGTTGGAGAATTGGGAGGATCATCAGCAGCAAATATTGATTCCACAGTCGTATCCAAGGGTTAATCCTGTTGTTGATAGTAATATTATAAAGCAAGAGGTTAATTCCCAGAACAACAGCAACTTgtgtggtggagatggaggagaAGAATTTCAGGCACTTTATAATAATAGGCCATCTTGGTCAGCAGCACAAATCAACATACCAGTTTCATCCCCTAGGTCTTGTATCACTAGTTTAAGTAGTAATAATATATTGGACTTTTCCTATAACCAGAAGAACCAACATGCAGATCACTCATCTGAG TGCAATAGTCCTCCCACCGGCGGAATGTGCAAGAAAGCTAGGGTTCAACCATCTTCAAGCCAACCACCATTAAAG GTGAGAAAGGAGAAGCTAGGAGATAGAATAACAGCCCTTCATCAAATAGTTTCCCCATTTGGAAAG ACTGACACTGCTTCTGTCTTGTTAGAAGCCATTGGGTATATCAGATTCCTCCAGAGTCAAATTGAG CTGTTGAATGACAACTGCAGCCTGAAAAGAAAAGGGGCTTCTAACCAG CAGGATTCTCATCAAGACTATAAGGCAAAGGATTTAAGAAGTAAAGGATTGTGTTTGGTTCCTGTTTCTTGCACTCAGAATGTTGGGGGTGACATTAACATTGGAGCTGATTATTGGGCTCCGGCTTATGGGAGCGGGTTTTAG
- the LOC133725250 gene encoding transcription factor bHLH68-like isoform X1, translating to MMAGNPNWWSTHPPSSIFPSQYVLGSSNSLPQLNSFPDQHNLQPPQSWSQLLLGGLSGEDQDNFGSLNHFPPKRLENWEDHQQQILIPQSYPRVNPVVDSNIIKQEVNSQNNSNLCGGDGGEEFQALYNNRPSWSAAQINIPVSSPRSCITSLSSNNILDFSYNQKNQHADHSSECNSPPTGGMCKKARVQPSSSQPPLKVRKEKLGDRITALHQIVSPFGKTDTASVLLEAIGYIRFLQSQIEALSSPYLGNASKNMRNNTHSVQGERNCVFPEDPGQLLNDNCSLKRKGASNQQDSHQDYKAKDLRSKGLCLVPVSCTQNVGGDINIGADYWAPAYGSGF from the exons ATGATGGCCGGAAACCCTAACTGGTGGAGCACGCATCCACCGTCATCTATCTTCCCTTCTCAATATGTGCTTGGATCTTCTAATTCACTCCCTCAGCTCAATTCCTTCCCTGATCAGCATAACCTACAGCCTCCACAATCTTGGAGCCAATTACTTCT gggcGGATTGTCCGGAGAAGATCAAGATAACTTTGGAAGTTTGAATCATTTTCCACCTAAAAGGTTGGAGAATTGGGAGGATCATCAGCAGCAAATATTGATTCCACAGTCGTATCCAAGGGTTAATCCTGTTGTTGATAGTAATATTATAAAGCAAGAGGTTAATTCCCAGAACAACAGCAACTTgtgtggtggagatggaggagaAGAATTTCAGGCACTTTATAATAATAGGCCATCTTGGTCAGCAGCACAAATCAACATACCAGTTTCATCCCCTAGGTCTTGTATCACTAGTTTAAGTAGTAATAATATATTGGACTTTTCCTATAACCAGAAGAACCAACATGCAGATCACTCATCTGAG TGCAATAGTCCTCCCACCGGCGGAATGTGCAAGAAAGCTAGGGTTCAACCATCTTCAAGCCAACCACCATTAAAG GTGAGAAAGGAGAAGCTAGGAGATAGAATAACAGCCCTTCATCAAATAGTTTCCCCATTTGGAAAG ACTGACACTGCTTCTGTCTTGTTAGAAGCCATTGGGTATATCAGATTCCTCCAGAGTCAAATTGAG GCCCTCAGCTCCCCTTACTTGGGCAATGCCTCCAAAAACATGAGGAATAATACCCACTCT GTTCAAGGAGAAAGGAATTGTGTGTTTCCTGAAGACCCTGGTCAG CTGTTGAATGACAACTGCAGCCTGAAAAGAAAAGGGGCTTCTAACCAG CAGGATTCTCATCAAGACTATAAGGCAAAGGATTTAAGAAGTAAAGGATTGTGTTTGGTTCCTGTTTCTTGCACTCAGAATGTTGGGGGTGACATTAACATTGGAGCTGATTATTGGGCTCCGGCTTATGGGAGCGGGTTTTAG
- the LOC133725250 gene encoding transcription factor bHLH68-like isoform X4: MMAGNPNWWSTHPPSSIFPSQYVLGSSNSLPQLNSFPDQHNLQPPQSWSQLLLGGLSGEDQDNFGSLNHFPPKRLENWEDHQQQILIPQSYPRVNPVVDSNIIKQEVNSQNNSNLCGGDGGEEFQALYNNRPSWSAAQINIPVSSPRSCITSLSSNNILDFSYNQKNQHADHSSECNSPPTGGMCKKARVQPSSSQPPLKVRKEKLGDRITALHQIVSPFGKTDTASVLLEAIGYIRFLQSQIEALSSPYLGNASKNMRNNTHSLLNDNCSLKRKGASNQDSHQDYKAKDLRSKGLCLVPVSCTQNVGGDINIGADYWAPAYGSGF, translated from the exons ATGATGGCCGGAAACCCTAACTGGTGGAGCACGCATCCACCGTCATCTATCTTCCCTTCTCAATATGTGCTTGGATCTTCTAATTCACTCCCTCAGCTCAATTCCTTCCCTGATCAGCATAACCTACAGCCTCCACAATCTTGGAGCCAATTACTTCT gggcGGATTGTCCGGAGAAGATCAAGATAACTTTGGAAGTTTGAATCATTTTCCACCTAAAAGGTTGGAGAATTGGGAGGATCATCAGCAGCAAATATTGATTCCACAGTCGTATCCAAGGGTTAATCCTGTTGTTGATAGTAATATTATAAAGCAAGAGGTTAATTCCCAGAACAACAGCAACTTgtgtggtggagatggaggagaAGAATTTCAGGCACTTTATAATAATAGGCCATCTTGGTCAGCAGCACAAATCAACATACCAGTTTCATCCCCTAGGTCTTGTATCACTAGTTTAAGTAGTAATAATATATTGGACTTTTCCTATAACCAGAAGAACCAACATGCAGATCACTCATCTGAG TGCAATAGTCCTCCCACCGGCGGAATGTGCAAGAAAGCTAGGGTTCAACCATCTTCAAGCCAACCACCATTAAAG GTGAGAAAGGAGAAGCTAGGAGATAGAATAACAGCCCTTCATCAAATAGTTTCCCCATTTGGAAAG ACTGACACTGCTTCTGTCTTGTTAGAAGCCATTGGGTATATCAGATTCCTCCAGAGTCAAATTGAG GCCCTCAGCTCCCCTTACTTGGGCAATGCCTCCAAAAACATGAGGAATAATACCCACTCT CTGTTGAATGACAACTGCAGCCTGAAAAGAAAAGGGGCTTCTAACCAG GATTCTCATCAAGACTATAAGGCAAAGGATTTAAGAAGTAAAGGATTGTGTTTGGTTCCTGTTTCTTGCACTCAGAATGTTGGGGGTGACATTAACATTGGAGCTGATTATTGGGCTCCGGCTTATGGGAGCGGGTTTTAG
- the LOC133725250 gene encoding transcription factor bHLH68-like isoform X2: MMAGNPNWWSTHPPSSIFPSQYVLGSSNSLPQLNSFPDQHNLQPPQSWSQLLLGGLSGEDQDNFGSLNHFPPKRLENWEDHQQQILIPQSYPRVNPVVDSNIIKQEVNSQNNSNLCGGDGGEEFQALYNNRPSWSAAQINIPVSSPRSCITSLSSNNILDFSYNQKNQHADHSSECNSPPTGGMCKKARVQPSSSQPPLKVRKEKLGDRITALHQIVSPFGKTDTASVLLEAIGYIRFLQSQIEALSSPYLGNASKNMRNNTHSVQGERNCVFPEDPGQLLNDNCSLKRKGASNQDSHQDYKAKDLRSKGLCLVPVSCTQNVGGDINIGADYWAPAYGSGF, from the exons ATGATGGCCGGAAACCCTAACTGGTGGAGCACGCATCCACCGTCATCTATCTTCCCTTCTCAATATGTGCTTGGATCTTCTAATTCACTCCCTCAGCTCAATTCCTTCCCTGATCAGCATAACCTACAGCCTCCACAATCTTGGAGCCAATTACTTCT gggcGGATTGTCCGGAGAAGATCAAGATAACTTTGGAAGTTTGAATCATTTTCCACCTAAAAGGTTGGAGAATTGGGAGGATCATCAGCAGCAAATATTGATTCCACAGTCGTATCCAAGGGTTAATCCTGTTGTTGATAGTAATATTATAAAGCAAGAGGTTAATTCCCAGAACAACAGCAACTTgtgtggtggagatggaggagaAGAATTTCAGGCACTTTATAATAATAGGCCATCTTGGTCAGCAGCACAAATCAACATACCAGTTTCATCCCCTAGGTCTTGTATCACTAGTTTAAGTAGTAATAATATATTGGACTTTTCCTATAACCAGAAGAACCAACATGCAGATCACTCATCTGAG TGCAATAGTCCTCCCACCGGCGGAATGTGCAAGAAAGCTAGGGTTCAACCATCTTCAAGCCAACCACCATTAAAG GTGAGAAAGGAGAAGCTAGGAGATAGAATAACAGCCCTTCATCAAATAGTTTCCCCATTTGGAAAG ACTGACACTGCTTCTGTCTTGTTAGAAGCCATTGGGTATATCAGATTCCTCCAGAGTCAAATTGAG GCCCTCAGCTCCCCTTACTTGGGCAATGCCTCCAAAAACATGAGGAATAATACCCACTCT GTTCAAGGAGAAAGGAATTGTGTGTTTCCTGAAGACCCTGGTCAG CTGTTGAATGACAACTGCAGCCTGAAAAGAAAAGGGGCTTCTAACCAG GATTCTCATCAAGACTATAAGGCAAAGGATTTAAGAAGTAAAGGATTGTGTTTGGTTCCTGTTTCTTGCACTCAGAATGTTGGGGGTGACATTAACATTGGAGCTGATTATTGGGCTCCGGCTTATGGGAGCGGGTTTTAG
- the LOC133725250 gene encoding transcription factor bHLH68-like isoform X3, which yields MMAGNPNWWSTHPPSSIFPSQYVLGSSNSLPQLNSFPDQHNLQPPQSWSQLLLGGLSGEDQDNFGSLNHFPPKRLENWEDHQQQILIPQSYPRVNPVVDSNIIKQEVNSQNNSNLCGGDGGEEFQALYNNRPSWSAAQINIPVSSPRSCITSLSSNNILDFSYNQKNQHADHSSECNSPPTGGMCKKARVQPSSSQPPLKVRKEKLGDRITALHQIVSPFGKTDTASVLLEAIGYIRFLQSQIEALSSPYLGNASKNMRNNTHSLLNDNCSLKRKGASNQQDSHQDYKAKDLRSKGLCLVPVSCTQNVGGDINIGADYWAPAYGSGF from the exons ATGATGGCCGGAAACCCTAACTGGTGGAGCACGCATCCACCGTCATCTATCTTCCCTTCTCAATATGTGCTTGGATCTTCTAATTCACTCCCTCAGCTCAATTCCTTCCCTGATCAGCATAACCTACAGCCTCCACAATCTTGGAGCCAATTACTTCT gggcGGATTGTCCGGAGAAGATCAAGATAACTTTGGAAGTTTGAATCATTTTCCACCTAAAAGGTTGGAGAATTGGGAGGATCATCAGCAGCAAATATTGATTCCACAGTCGTATCCAAGGGTTAATCCTGTTGTTGATAGTAATATTATAAAGCAAGAGGTTAATTCCCAGAACAACAGCAACTTgtgtggtggagatggaggagaAGAATTTCAGGCACTTTATAATAATAGGCCATCTTGGTCAGCAGCACAAATCAACATACCAGTTTCATCCCCTAGGTCTTGTATCACTAGTTTAAGTAGTAATAATATATTGGACTTTTCCTATAACCAGAAGAACCAACATGCAGATCACTCATCTGAG TGCAATAGTCCTCCCACCGGCGGAATGTGCAAGAAAGCTAGGGTTCAACCATCTTCAAGCCAACCACCATTAAAG GTGAGAAAGGAGAAGCTAGGAGATAGAATAACAGCCCTTCATCAAATAGTTTCCCCATTTGGAAAG ACTGACACTGCTTCTGTCTTGTTAGAAGCCATTGGGTATATCAGATTCCTCCAGAGTCAAATTGAG GCCCTCAGCTCCCCTTACTTGGGCAATGCCTCCAAAAACATGAGGAATAATACCCACTCT CTGTTGAATGACAACTGCAGCCTGAAAAGAAAAGGGGCTTCTAACCAG CAGGATTCTCATCAAGACTATAAGGCAAAGGATTTAAGAAGTAAAGGATTGTGTTTGGTTCCTGTTTCTTGCACTCAGAATGTTGGGGGTGACATTAACATTGGAGCTGATTATTGGGCTCCGGCTTATGGGAGCGGGTTTTAG
- the LOC133725250 gene encoding transcription factor bHLH68-like isoform X6, protein MMAGNPNWWSTHPPSSIFPSQYVLGSSNSLPQLNSFPDQHNLQPPQSWSQLLLGGLSGEDQDNFGSLNHFPPKRLENWEDHQQQILIPQSYPRVNPVVDSNIIKQEVNSQNNSNLCGGDGGEEFQALYNNRPSWSAAQINIPVSSPRSCITSLSSNNILDFSYNQKNQHADHSSECNSPPTGGMCKKARVQPSSSQPPLKVRKEKLGDRITALHQIVSPFGKTDTASVLLEAIGYIRFLQSQIELLNDNCSLKRKGASNQDSHQDYKAKDLRSKGLCLVPVSCTQNVGGDINIGADYWAPAYGSGF, encoded by the exons ATGATGGCCGGAAACCCTAACTGGTGGAGCACGCATCCACCGTCATCTATCTTCCCTTCTCAATATGTGCTTGGATCTTCTAATTCACTCCCTCAGCTCAATTCCTTCCCTGATCAGCATAACCTACAGCCTCCACAATCTTGGAGCCAATTACTTCT gggcGGATTGTCCGGAGAAGATCAAGATAACTTTGGAAGTTTGAATCATTTTCCACCTAAAAGGTTGGAGAATTGGGAGGATCATCAGCAGCAAATATTGATTCCACAGTCGTATCCAAGGGTTAATCCTGTTGTTGATAGTAATATTATAAAGCAAGAGGTTAATTCCCAGAACAACAGCAACTTgtgtggtggagatggaggagaAGAATTTCAGGCACTTTATAATAATAGGCCATCTTGGTCAGCAGCACAAATCAACATACCAGTTTCATCCCCTAGGTCTTGTATCACTAGTTTAAGTAGTAATAATATATTGGACTTTTCCTATAACCAGAAGAACCAACATGCAGATCACTCATCTGAG TGCAATAGTCCTCCCACCGGCGGAATGTGCAAGAAAGCTAGGGTTCAACCATCTTCAAGCCAACCACCATTAAAG GTGAGAAAGGAGAAGCTAGGAGATAGAATAACAGCCCTTCATCAAATAGTTTCCCCATTTGGAAAG ACTGACACTGCTTCTGTCTTGTTAGAAGCCATTGGGTATATCAGATTCCTCCAGAGTCAAATTGAG CTGTTGAATGACAACTGCAGCCTGAAAAGAAAAGGGGCTTCTAACCAG GATTCTCATCAAGACTATAAGGCAAAGGATTTAAGAAGTAAAGGATTGTGTTTGGTTCCTGTTTCTTGCACTCAGAATGTTGGGGGTGACATTAACATTGGAGCTGATTATTGGGCTCCGGCTTATGGGAGCGGGTTTTAG